TATAGAGTACTCTGCAATGATGTTTAAACAATTCtgatgtatttatgtataccaTATGTTATGTGCTTTATTAAAATCATCTGGCGCTGCCACTTGGTtttgtacatgtacacatgcacatgtgcatttatacacatacgtatatgtgcatacttgtatactcatatatgtactatataaatatatatatgtacatgcaggTATGAATGCCACAAACAATTGTGGTACTTTACCGCCTTAGTTAACTTATTAAACTTAAAACATCAGATAATAACCTTTTAATTTGCGTTGCTTATCAAGCAGATCAAAatatcctttttaattttcatttgtgCTGTTAATAAATAGTggtatatgttatattacgTTACACCGTGTTATGCTACTTaaagttatattttgtattatattaaattttatgttaagtttgttttatcaatttttcctataccttttttttttttttttttttttttaaaagataaataaaaacaactcttcataattgtaaaaaaaaatactaatgTTGATGtagttataaaaataggtagcttaaaaaaaaagaaacataaatagaaatagaaatataaatattaataaaaaaagaaaaagaaaaagaaagaacaaGAGCAAAACATGTAATGTTCTATttgtagtaaaaaaaaaaaaaaaaaaaaattaaaaaactgAAAAAACCTAAGTGGGTTAAGAGTACTTTGTTTTTTAGATATCATTTGTTCCTTGAAAATTGACGCCaagtattttataaaaccTGAAAAGAGTGCCATATagttcatatattatatatatatatacataagcatatatgtatatttatttatgtggGTGTTTACGTATATGTAGAGTcgttttatgaaaaaaagcaATTTATATGCACTCGCGGTTAGCTGATAAGCATGATCAGATTACAAATAAAGTACAGCAGGAGACAACAAAAAGTATAGAGGAAGAATTTCAcagaatataattttacatctGCTACTTTgacatacattcatatatatatatatatatatatatatatatatatatatatatatgtattctttTTGAAGTTACCTTAAGCATGGTACGTATTTGACTGAAAAACAGGCACATGagatataagaaaaaaaaaaaaaaaaaaaacatagtaCTATGGAACACAGTATGATATGGcgtaatatacatatttttatgtaataattatttagatACTTTTTCTGagattataattaaaaaaaaaaaaaaaaaaaaaaaaaaagctgaGAGCACATTCCCATTGATATGTGATTATACCATTCATGAAAACTTTGCAAGggcatttacatatatatgtatatatatatatatgtgttattGTATGTGTGctatgtatatgtgttaCGCATGTGTATGATAATCGCGTGTggtgtacatttttttttgtacatgtTTTAATATgcctttgtttttttgtctCTCTCCCCCCCCCCTCTTTCCCTCCTTTTTGTAGAACGAACCGATGAATAACGGAAAAAAAAGGCTTAAcaattacttaaaaaataaggaaaggATAAAGAAActaaaaatagaaagaaaagagaaacgtaaggaagaaaataaaattgaaggGATTgtaagaaatgaaaaaagtaaagataATAAGGAGAAGGAACattacaaatttaaaaaatatgcattatGTGTCGGGTATGTAGGCAGCAGATATCATGGATGTCAAGGTCAAGGAAAAGAATCTATGACAGTGgaaaatgaaatagaaagaacattagtaaaaattaatgcagtaaaaaaaaatgggaaaaattttaatttctgtTTATCTAGATCGGCTAGAACAGATCTAGGTGTGCACGCTTTATATAACGTCtttgtttataatattaatattgacTGTACCTTCTCAGAAAATACTAAAGGAGAGGTTGAAGTAGCAGGTGAAGTAGAAAATGGAATGGAAAATGCAGCGGTAAGTGATGCAGGAATAGAAGTCCAGGAGGTAGAAGACATTTCGAAAGGAAGGACGATAAACAAATGGAGGAGCAGCAATCATGAGGAGGTGAATGTTGAGGACGTCATACAAAATGGTAAAAGTGAACACGATAGTATTACCCCAAATTACACTAGTAACAGctttctttataaaaatgaaaagaaagcTATCAACAAAATTAGCAGTACTGATGATCCTACTAAGGAAGATGAAGCAAAACAAACGACACATAAAGAAGATAGTGGTCGAAATAGCAATGATGatgtttttgaaaaaagaaaagaaaaagaagagaaatttataaaaattttgaactTACATTTACCTGCTGATATCAggtgttttaatatttataaagttACTAAAAGTTTTGATGCTAGAAAATTTTGCTCATTCCGATTGTATGAATATCTATTTCCTGTATATGTATTGAGCGAAGTAGATATTAACatgaaatataaagaagTTTATGATGAAGTTATTAGAAATATTGATGAATATGTGAAAGAAGATAAAGAGAaagtaaaaaggaaaaggagcAATTCGTCTAGGGTTTTGGTGGATGTGCACAATGGAAGTGCTTCCAGTGGAGAGAGGCTTAACGGGGGCCTCCACGAGAGTTGCTCTAAGGATGGACgtgaaaatggaaataagGATGCAAGCAAAAATGAGAGCAATACATGTGGATATAACGACGGCAATAACTATGGCAATAACTATGGCAATAACTATGGCAATAACTATGGCAATAACTATGGTAATAACTATGGTAATAACTATGGTAATAACTATGGCAAGGATGGCGCCCTGTGCACTCAGAAAAGCTGCCCCGAGAAGGGAGAGGTTCGATTGGAGGAGGATATTTTcaccataaaaaaatacaaagaaGAATTAACGGAAGAAGAATTAACAGAATTTTTTGAGATATTCAATAACTACACAGGATATCACAATTTCCACTGTTTCACAAAGTATAACGTAGATCAAACgacatatagatatataaaatattttgacgTAAGCACAGTGAAATTATATGACTATAATTTCTTatccataaaaatattaggacaatcatttttaatgcatcaaataagaaaaatgataaCGCTGGCTGTTGAAACATTTCGAAAAGCTACTACACAAAATTCTATTTATTACTGTTTAAATAGAAAGCAGTATGTACCTATTTCTGTCTTTCCATCAGATGGCCTAATGCTCATATGTCcttattttaattcatataatgaaaaagtgTGCAATCCACCTCAGAGTCCACAAATATGTTTTAAGGAAAACGaagaaattacaaaatttaagACGGACAAAATTGCCATATGCattattgaaaaaa
This genomic interval from Plasmodium brasilianum strain Bolivian I chromosome 1, whole genome shotgun sequence contains the following:
- a CDS encoding tRNA pseudouridine synthase is translated as MNNGKKRLNNYLKNKERIKKLKIERKEKRKEENKIEGIVRNEKSKDNKEKEHYKFKKYALCVGYVGSRYHGCQGQGKESMTVENEIERTLVKINAVKKNGKNFNFCLSRSARTDLGVHALYNVFVYNINIDCTFSENTKGEVEVAGEVENGMENAAVSDAGIEVQEVEDISKGRTINKWRSSNHEEVNVEDVIQNGKSEHDSITPNYTSNSFLYKNEKKAINKISSTDDPTKEDEAKQTTHKEDSGRNSNDDVFEKRKEKEEKFIKILNLHLPADIRCFNIYKVTKSFDARKFCSFRLYEYLFPVYVLSEVDINMKYKEVYDEVIRNIDEYVKEDKEKVKRKRSNSSRVLVDVHNGSASSGERLNGGLHESCSKDGRENGNKDASKNESNTCGYNDGNNYGNNYGNNYGNNYGNNYGNNYGNNYGNNYGKDGALCTQKSCPEKGEVRLEEDIFTIKKYKEELTEEELTEFFEIFNNYTGYHNFHCFTKYNVDQTTYRYIKYFDVSTVKLYDYNFLSIKILGQSFLMHQIRKMITLAVETFRKATTQNSIYYCLNRKQYVPISVFPSDGLMLICPYFNSYNEKVCNPPQSPQICFKENEEITKFKTDKIAICIIEKMKNNVWKEWVNRMNQRPFVFHFMKEKMCKNLSQNISSIHNKENQREQ